A DNA window from Camelina sativa cultivar DH55 chromosome 13, Cs, whole genome shotgun sequence contains the following coding sequences:
- the LOC104736058 gene encoding peroxidase 59-like: protein MKTQTAKVMGGHVLLTVFTLFMLCSGVSAQLNPEIYAKSCPSLGQIVRNQVTIAMNAEKRMAASLIRLHFHDCFVNGCDASILLDGTDSEKLAIPNLNSARGFEVVDTIKAAVENACPGVVSCADILTLAARDSVSLSGGPRWRVALGRKDGLVANQNSANNLPSPFEPLDAIIAKFVAVGLNITDVVALSGAHTFGQAKCGLFSNRLFNFTGAGTPDATLETSLLSNLQSVCPLGGNGNITAPLDNGSTDAFDNNYFKNLLQGKGLLSSDQILFSSELAVNTTKGLVEAYSRNQYLFFRDFTCSMIRMGNIANGASGEVRKNCRVINN, encoded by the exons ATGAAAACACAAACGGCCAAGGTGATGGGTGGACATGTCTTGCTTACTGTTTTCACTCTATTTATGCTTTGTTCAGGGGTTAGCGCACAGCTAAACCCTGAAATTTATGCTAAATCGTGCCCCTCACTTGGACAAATCGTCCGTAACCAAGTTACAATCGCCATGAATGCCGAAAAACGGATGGCTGCGTCTCTCATTCGTCTTCATTTCCACGACTGTTTTGTTAAT GGGTGCGATGCGTCTATATTGTTGGATGGAACTGACAGTGAGAAACTCGCGATCCCTAACCTGAACTCTGCCAGAGGATTTGAAGTAGTTGATACTATCAAAGCCGCTGTGGAAAACGCATGTCCTGGTGTTGTTTCTTGTGCTGATATCCTCACTTTGGCCGCTCGCGACTCCGTTTCCTTG AGTGGAGGGCCTAGGTGGAGAGTAGCATTAGGAAGAAAAGATGGATTGGTGGCAAATCAGAACAGTGCAAACAATCTCCCATCTCCTTTTGAACCTTTAGACGCTATTATTGCCAAGTTTGTAGCCGTAGGCCTTAACATCACCGACGTCGTAGCTTTATCAG GAGCTCACACCTTTGGACAAGCAAAGTGTGGTCTCTTCAGCAACCGGCTGTTCAACTTTACCGGGGCAGGAACTCCAGACGCAACACTTGAGACATCACTATTGTCTAATCTTCAATCAGTTTGTCCCCTCGGAGGTAATGGAAACATAACAGCGCCCCTTGACAATGGCTCTACGGACGCCTTCGACAACAATTATTTCAAGAACCTACTCCAAGGGAAAGGTCTTTTGAGCTCTGATCAGATTCTGTTCTCGAGTGAATTGGCCGTGAACACAACAAAGGGACTAGTGGAGGCTTATAGTCGGAACCAGTACTTGTTTTTCAGAGACTTCACTTGTTCGATGATCAGAATGGGGAATATTGCGAATGGAGCTAGTGGGGAGGTTAGGAAAAACTGCAGGGTTATAAACAATTAA
- the LOC104736057 gene encoding LOW QUALITY PROTEIN: peroxidase 58-like (The sequence of the model RefSeq protein was modified relative to this genomic sequence to represent the inferred CDS: inserted 1 base in 1 codon) codes for MGLNKIIPFILHLIWMFGVLGNAQLSSGFYSTTCPNATVIARGLIEQASRGDVRLTAKVMRLHFHDCFVNGCDGSVLLDAAPADGVEGEKEVFQNAGSLGGFEVIDDIKTALENVCPSVXSCADILAIAAEISVALAGGPSWDVLLGRRDGRTAIRADAVAALPMGSDSLQILTSKFSVHNLDTTDLVALSGAHTFGRVQCRVINDRLHNFSGNNGESDPSIEPTFLLTLQRQCPQGGDLTARVNLDPTSPDSFDNDYFKNLKNNRGVIESDQILFSSTGAPTVSLVNRFADSQSEFYRNFARSMIKMGNIRILTGSEGEIRRDCRRVNK; via the exons ATGGgtctaaataaaattattccATTTATTTTACACTTGATTTGGATGTTTGGGGTTTTGGGCAATGCTCAACTTAGCTCTGGTTTTTACTCGACGACCTGTCCTAACGCCACAGTCATCGCTCGGGGTTTGATCGAGCAAGCTAGCCGTGGCGATGTCAGACTCACTGCTAAAGTCATGCGTCTTCACTTTCACGACTGTTTCGTGAAC GGGTGCGATGGTTCAGTTCTACTGGACGCTGCTCCTGCTGATGGAGTAGAGGGTGAAAAGGAGGTTTTCCAAAACGCGGGTTCTCTTGGCGGATTTGAAGTGATTGATGATATCAAAACTGCTCTCGAGAATGTTTGTCCTAGTG GCTCTTGTGCCGATATCCTCGCTATCGCAGCTGAAATCTCTGTGGCGCTG GCGGGAGGGCCATCATGGGACGTACTGCTAGGAAGGAGAGATGGCCGGACGGCTATCCGTGCGGACGCTGTGGCTGCACTTCCAATGGGATCTGATTCTCTCCAGATTCTTACTTCTAAATTTTCCGTACATAATCTTGACACTACCGATCTCGTCGCTTTATCTG GTGCTCATACCTTCGGGAGGGTTCAGTGTCGAGTGATAAACGATCGTTTGCACAATTTTAGTGGTAACAACGGAGAGTCAGATCCGAGTATTGAACCGACGTTCTTGCTAACGTTGCAACGACAATGTCCGCAAGGCGGAGATCTCACTGCGAGGGTGAATCTTGATCCTACGAGCCCCGATTCATTTGATAACGACTATTTCAAGAACCTTAAAAACAACCGTGGTGTGATAGAATCAGatcaaatcttgttttcttcgACAGGAGCACCTACTGTTTCTTTGGTGAATCGTTTTGCTGATAGCCAAAGTGAGTTTTATAGAAATTTTGCGAGATCTATGATCAAGATGGGAAATATAAGGATTCTCACAGGAAGTGAGGGAGAGATTCGTAGAGACTGCAGAAGGGTCAATAAATAA